In Papaver somniferum cultivar HN1 chromosome 1, ASM357369v1, whole genome shotgun sequence, a genomic segment contains:
- the LOC113301538 gene encoding cytochrome P450 724B1-like, producing the protein MVGGVCFFLLVSLVGFVLGVIFNHFLPLLLNLGLPTPKGTFGWPLLGETLSFLKPHCSNSIGSFLHKHITRYGKVFKSHLFCSPTIVSCDQELNYFILQNEDKLFQCSYPKPIHGVLGSSSMLVVVGETHKRLRNMALTLVGTTKSKPEYLNDIERTAIQILNTWKGKQQVLFCEEARKFTFNVIVKQILGLTPDDPQTSKILEDFLTFMKGLISFPMYIPGTPYARAVQARTRISTTVKAMVEERRKCRIIEGDNNNNNNNSSKMNNGDFLDMLISVNTLSEDEKVSFVLDSLLGGYETTSLLMAMAVQFLGHSPSALQQLKVEHENIRRGKEENEYLNWEDYKKMEFTQNVISESLRCGNIVKFVHRKALKDIRFKDYIIPSGWKVLPVFSAVHLDPSLHGDDALQFRPWRWENQSQTCKKFTPFGGGPRFCPGSELAKVETAFFLHHLVLNFRWKPEGADQSMAYPYVEFQNGLPLKVDQILSEASC; encoded by the exons ATGGTTGGAGgtgtttgtttttttctcttaGTTAGTCTGGTTGGATTTGTTTTGGGTGTCATCTTCAACCATTTCTTGCCTTTGTTGTTGAATCTTGGTCTTCCCACTCCAAAGGGTACTTTTGGGTGGCCTCTGCTCGGTGAAACCCTCTCTTTCTTAAAACCTCATTGTTCCAATTCTATCGGCTCTTTTCTTCACAAACACATTACAAG GTATGGCAAAGTGTTCAAATCCCATTTGTTTTGTTCCCCAACAATTGTATCATGTGATCAAGAACTCAACTACTTCATACTTCAAAATGAAGACAAATTGTTCCAATGCAGTTATCCAAAACCCATTCATGGAGTACTTGGGAGTTCTTCCATGCTTGTGGTTGTGGGAGAAACACATAAAAGGCTGAGAAATATGGCTCTTACACTGGTTGGAACAACTAAATCAAAACCAGAATACTTAAATGACATTGAGAGAACAGCTATCCAAATTCTAAATACTTGGAAAGGAAAGCAACAAGTCTTGTTTTGTGAAGAAGCTAGAAAG TTCACATTCAATGTTATAGTAAAGCAGATCCTTGGGTTAACACCAGATGATCCACAAACATCAAAGATATTAGAAGATTTCCTAACTTTTATGAAAGGATTGATCTCTTTTCCAATGTATATTCCTGGAACCCCATATGCAAGAGCTGTTCAAGCTAGGACTAGGATATCTACTACTGTCAAAGCAATggtagaagaaagaagaaaatgtaGAATTATTGAgggtgataataataataataataataatagttctaagatgaataatggtgattTTCTTGATATGCTGATATCAGTTAACACTTTGTCTGAGGATGAGAAAGTGAGTTTTGTTCTTGATTCATTACTTGGTGGTTATGAAACTACTTCTCTCCTGATGGCCATGGCTGTCCAGTTTCTTGGTCACTCACCATCTGCATTACAACAATTAAAG GTGGAACATGAAAACATAAGAAGAGGCAAGGAGGAAAATGAGTACTTGAATTGGGAAGACTATAAGAAAATGGAATTTACTCAAAAT gTAATTAGTGAATCTTTGAGATGTGGGAACATTGTCAAATTTGTGCATAGAAAAGCTCTCAAAGACATCAGATTTAAAG atTATATAATTCCATCTGGTTGGAAGGTCCTACCTGTTTTTAGTGCAGTCCATCTAGATCCATCTCTTCATGGTGATGATGCTCTTCAGTTCCGTCCTTGGAGATGGGAG AATCAGAGCCAAACATGCAAGAAATTCACTCCATTCGGTGGAGGACCAAGATTCTGTCCAGGATCTGAACTTGCTAAAGTTGAAACTGCATTCTTTCTCCATCATCTTGTTCTTAATTTCAG ATGGAAACCTGAAGGTGCTGACCAGTCAATGGCATATCCGTACGTCGAATTTCAAAATGGTTTGCCACTGAAAGTGGATCAGATTTTATCAGAGGCATCCTGTTGA
- the LOC113301530 gene encoding probable galactinol--sucrose galactosyltransferase 2, with product MVSSSLGTLQLNSSFSLFLSPNQRVYSNGSMRFHRIWKPSACLGAKPTLRDGNLKINGNEVLTKVPDNVLVTPWTNGSAFVGATSKETSSRHVFTLGVLQDVRLLCLFRFKLWWMIPRVGNSGSDVPIETQMLLLAARPAEESVQGSTGNTSYVLILPVLDGEFRTSLQGNSADELEFCVESGDPTIVTSQSQKAVFVNYGGNPFELMKESMKILEKHLGTFALRESKKMPGMLDWFGWCTWDAFYQEVNPQGIKEGLKSLSEGGTPARFLIVDDGWQDIDNEFQKDGEPMVEGSQFGGRLVSVRENSKFRTEGNEASDLKGFIADIKQNFGLKYVYVWHALMGYWGGVHPDMPETKKYNSKLINPTQSPGNLANMRDLSMDCMEKYGVGVIDPDKISEFYDDQHSYLVSQDVDGVKVDVQNILETLATGLGGRVSLTRHFQQALEKSIAANFQDNSIICCMGQSTDSVYHSKRSAITRASDDYWPKDPTKQTLHIAAVSFNSIFLGEVVVPDWDMFYSKHYAAEFHAVARAVGGCGVYISDKPGQHDFTVLKKLVLPDGSILRAKYPGRPTRDCLFTDPVMDGKSLLKIWNLNNYSGVLGVFNCQGAGTWPCMDDSTTVQSDTSHELTGQISPSDVEYFEEVSGDSCTNYSAVFSFKTGSLSRLRRKGFLDVTLKILQCNIFTISPIKVYSQNFEFAPIGLIDMYNSGGAIETMNFFGDPPNGRINIKGRGSGRFGAYASAKPKMCTLNSEEVDFEYKGDDNFLTLSVPHGISPWDIAIYL from the exons ATGGTTTCTTCATCTTTAGGGACTTTGCAACTAAACTCTAGCTTTTCTCTTTTTCTATCCCCAAATCAAAGGGTTTACTCAAATGGGTCCATGCGTTTTCACAGGATATGGAAACCATCTGCGTGTTTGGGTGCAAAACCCACTTTAAGAGATGGGAACTTAAAGATTAATGGTAATGAAGTACTGACAAAGGTGCCGGACAATGTACTTGTAACACCGTGGACTAATGGTTCGGCGTTTGTGGGTGCGACGTCCAAAGAGACTAGTAGCAGGCATGTCTTCACGCTTGGAGTTCTTCA GGATGTCAGACTATTGTGTTTGTTCCGGTTTAAACTTTGGTGGATGATACCACGAGTAGGGAATTCAGGCAGTGATGTTCCCATTGAGACACAGATGTTGCTCTTAGCAGCCAGACCAGCAGAAGAATCTGTTCAAGGATCTACTGGGAATACATCCTATGTATTAATTTTACCTGTGTTAGATGGTGAATTCAGAACTAGCTTGCAGGGAAACTCCGCCGACGAGCTCGAGTTTTGTGTGGAAAGTG GTGACCCAACTATAGTTACATCTCAATCTCAAAAAGCAGTTTTCGTGAACTATGGTGGTAATCCATTTGAGCTGATGAAGGAATCTATGAA GATACTAGAGAAGCATTTGGGAACCTTTGCTCTCCGTGAATCTAAGAAG ATGCCTGGAATGTTAGACTGGTTCGGTTGGTGCACCTGGGATGCTTTCTATCAAGAAGTTAACCCTCAGGGAATTAAAGAAGGACTGAAAAG CTTATCTGAGGGAGGCACTCCAGCGAGATTTTTAATTGTAGATGATGGGTGGCAAGATATAGATAATGAGTTCCAAAAGGATGGTGAACCAATGGTTGAGGGATCCCA GTTTGGAGGCAGATTGGTCAGCGTGAGAGAAAATAGTAAATTTCGTACAGAAGGAAATGAAGCTAGTGATCTGAAGGGTTTTATTGCAGACATTAAACAGAACTTCGGCTTGAA GTATGTGTATGTATGGCATGCACTGATGGGTTACTGGGGAGGAGTTCATCCAGACATGCCTGAGACTAAGAAATACAACTCAAAGCTTATCAATCCTACTCAATCACCTGGAAATTTAGCAAATATGAGGGATTTATCAATGGATTGCATGGAGAAGTATGGTGTCGGTGTGATTGATCCAGATAAAATATCTGAATTTTATGACGACCAGCACAGCTATCTTGTTTCACAGGATGTAGATGGGGTCAAGGTTGATGTGCAAAACATACTGGAAACCTTGGCGACTGGTTTAGGAGGTAGAGTTTCTCTCACACGGCACTTCCAGCAAGCGCTTGAGAAATCAATAGCTGCAAACTTCCAAGACAACAGCATAATTTGCTGCATGGGTCAGAGTACAGATTCTGTTTATCA CTCGAAAAGAAGTGCTATTACTAGAGCATCTGATGATTACTGGCCAAAAGAcccaacaaaacagacattgcACATTGCTGCTGTATCTTTTAACAGCATCTTTCTTGGCGAAGTGGTGGTTCCTGACTGGGATATGTTCTAT AGCAAGCATTATGCAGCTGAATTCCATGCAGTTGCTCGAGCTGTTGGGGGTTGCGGAGTTTATATTAG TGATAAACCTGGGCAGCATGACTTCACAGTACTTAAGAAACTTGTACTCCCCGATGGGTCAATTCTTAGAGCTAAATACCCAGGGAGACCAACCCGAGATTGTTTATTCACTGACCCTGTTATGGATGGAAAGAG TCTTCTGAAGATTTGGAACCTGAATAATTACTCTGGAGTTCTGGGCGTATTCAACTGCCAAGGAGCTGGGACATGGCCTTGCATGGATGATTCTACCACTGTTCAGAGTGATACTAGTCATGAATTAACAGGGCAGATCAGTCCCAGTGATGTCGAGTATTTTGAAGAAGTTTCTGGGGATTCATGTACAAATTATAGTGCCGTCTTTTCATTCAAAACAG GATCTCTTTCTAGATTGCGAAGGAAAGGATTTCTGGATGTGACGTTGAAGATCTTGCAATGCAATATTTTTACGATATCTCCAATCAAG GTTTACTCTCAAAATTTCGAGTTTGCACCCATTGGGTTAATAGATATGTACAATTCTGGGGGAGCAATTGAAACAATGAATTTCTTCGGTGATCCACCAAATGGTAGAATTAACATTAAAGGGAGAGGTTCGGGTCGTTTTGGAGCGTATGCAAGCGCAAAACCAAAAATGTGCACTCTAAACTCTGAAGAAGTGGACTTCGAATACAAAGGTGACGATAACTTCTTAACATTATCAGTTCCTCACGGCATCAGTCCTTGGGATATTGCTATTTACTTATGA